A section of the Papio anubis isolate 15944 chromosome 16, Panubis1.0, whole genome shotgun sequence genome encodes:
- the LOC110744234 gene encoding uncharacterized protein LOC110744234 yields MADLEAVLADASYLIAMEKSKATPAPAPARGPSCPSPGTSCSGPRRPPRRCPHAAASDPLSLRGSGAEPSLSCPGLLLVLQGVLLFDRQCQVVKIREKCKPVCDVTERGAPQHPTLPLPSLSPSSVHAGQPKATPSVTLFPPSSEELQANKATLVCLMSDFYPGILTVTWKADGTPITQGMEMTTPSKQSNNKYAASSYLSLTPEQWRSRRSYSCQVTREGSTVETTVAPAQCS; encoded by the exons ATGGCGGACCTGGAGGCTGTGCTGGCCGATGCCAGTTACCTGATAGCCATGGAGAAGAGCAAGGCGACCCCGGCGCCCGCGCCAGCAAGAGGACCGTCCTGCCCGAGCCCAGGCACCAGCTGCTCTGGCCCGCGCCGACCCCCACGCCGCTGCCCCCACGCGGCTGCCAGCGACCCCCTGAGTCTGCGAGGTTCGGGCGCTGAGCCGTCGCTGTCCTG CCCAGGCCTCTTGTTGGTCTTGCAGGGCGTGCTACTCTTTGATAGGCAATGCCAAGTAGTGAAAATCAGGGAAAAGTGCAAACCTGTCTGCGATGTC ACAGAGAGAGGCGCTCCACAACACCCCACTCTCCCTCTGccgtctctctctccctcctctgtccACGCAGGTCAGCCTAAGGCCACCCCCTCGGTCACTCTGTTCCCGCCGTCCTCTGAGGAGCTCCAAGCCAACAAGGCCACGCTGGTGTGTCTCATGAGTGACTTCTATCCGGGAATCTTGACGGTGACCTGGAAGGCAGATGGTACCCCCATCACCCAGGGCATGGAGATGACCACGCCCtccaaacaaagcaacaacaagtACGCGGCCAGCAGCTACCTGAGCCTGACTCCCGAGCAGTGGAGGTCCCGCAGAAGCTACAGCTGCCAGGTCACGCGTGAAGGGAGCACCGTGGAGACGACAGTGGCCCCTGCACAATGTTCGTAG